The window CGCAACGCCAGCGGGCTGGACGGGGTCGCCGCCATCCATGCGGTCAGCAAGAACAGAATCGCAATCGTGGGGGCGACCGCCGCCGCAACGTACCCGGTCCATCCCCAGAGAATAACTTCGACAATGCCGATGATGGCGATCAATGCGCCCAGTTCTTCCTGGCTGCGTTTATAAAACGCGGATGGCAGCCGCAGAGCAAAGAAGTACAACACCGCCAGCGTGTGGATGCCGAATACCATCAAGAATTGATAGAGCGTGGTGTTATGCGGCGAGGGCTGCACCACCTTGTCGCCCAGCGGGCTGACGAAATTCAACCAGAACGGCGCCGCGAACAGATAGCCAATAATCGGCAACACGATAACCACTTTGAGCAACGTCGCGCGAAGCAGCGAGCGCTTGCCGACGCTCCAAGCGATATAGGCCGCCGAACCTACGCAGCCCGCCAGCAGAAAAGCGCCGACGGGAAAATCAAACAAATTGGTCGGCATGATGAGCGCCATCGACGCGGCGCCGACTCCCAGCAAAGGCCATTCGCGTTTGAGAAAACGCAAGAGCGTCATGCGCGAAAGCGATGCGAATATCGCATACGTTATTACGAAAAAGAACAAGATAAACGGGATGTTAGAATAATGCGGATGCAGGTCGGCCCACAGTATCGAGAAGAAGGGAAATTCGTTGATGGTATTTCCGTCAGGGTCAACAATGACGCGCGAAGTGTTCCACAAATATTGGAACCGCCATTGCCATAGTGTTTGCGGCATTTGTTCGCGGGACAATGCGATGTTCCAGGCGGCCAGGTTGCCAGCAAACAAAGTGCAAGCGACCGAAATCGCGCCCCAGCGGCAGCGCCCGAACAACTCGCGGCCCAACACAAACGCCACCGCCGCCGCCATCGCCGCCACTGCTGCGACAGAGAGGTTGTAAGCAAACGCAGGCAAAATTCCCGTCAGTTTGGCGATCACCGAATGCAGCATGTAGCCGCCGTAATGGTAATTGATCGTCCCGCCAAAAAACCACGGATCAGGCGGTGGAATCTGGGTGTTGTTTATCATGCCGCTGAGAAACATCAGGTCCATCGGCTTTTCGGTATGGTCGATGTTGGGTTCATAGCGGCGCATGAACAACACCAGCCCATAAACGAACAAGGTGATGATCTCGCCGTTGAGCGCGGTGCGCCAGCAGGTTTTCAATCGGCGCAGCATCCAGTCGCGTTTGCGCATGAAAAAACAAGCGGACGCAACGCCGACCAGAAGAAGCGAAACCACAATGCCGAACGCGCTAAAGGGCAAAACGCCGATGAACGCCAACTGCCATGCGATGAAGGTAACCAACATCCAACCCAAGGGCCGCGCCAGCAGAATGCCGCCTTCGGGCATACGGTTAAACACCCGCATCGACAGCGGCAGCGCGGCGGCGCCGAGCGCGGTCAACGTCACATACCAAAGAGCGGCGAGCAGGATATCATGCATCATTGGGAGCGCTTCTTTCAATCGCAGGTTGTCGTCGCAACATGGTATAGCTAAACTGGTTCAGATAAAGGAAGTCAATCTAGAAGCCATCTCAAAAAGGTATTGTTCTTTTTTGTGTTTGGTATGGGCGCAACTCTACTCGCTTCGGTGCGAGCTTTCAGGCCCTTTTGCACAGGCGCTGCCAGAGTTGCACCCATGCCTGAATAAGATTGTCCATTTTTGATATGCCGTAATCTCAATTCGGTATCTTTTTTTGAGATGGCTTCTAAACCGTTAGCGTACAAATCGCTGAAGAGGGTATTATGAAACAACCAATTCATCCTCAATTTATGTCGCTATTCTTCGTCGCGGTATTATGGCTCGCGCCATTGACTCATGGCGGCGCGTTTGAGCCGGTCTATGCGCGTCACGCGATGGTCGCTTCGCCCGAACCCAACGCGGCGAAAGCGGGCCTGCAAGTCTTACGCGCAGGCGGAAACGCCTTCGACGCCGCAGCGGCGATTGGCTTCGCGCTGGCGGTGACCTACCCGGCGGCGGGCAACCTGGGCGGCGGCGGCTTTCTGACCGGATACACCGCCGATGGAAAAGCCATCACCCTCGACTTTCGCGAGATGGCGCCGGGCGCCGCGACGGCGGACATGTATCTCGACGAAAACGGCGACCCTGACTCGCATCTCTCCACCGCAACCTTACTGGCGTCGGGCGTTCCCGGAACACCGCAGGGACTGCTGCGCTTTCAAGAAGATTATGGGCGCCTGCCGCGCGCGGCGGTGTTAAACCCCGCCATTCGTTTGGCGGAAGACGGCTTTGACGTTTCATACAGCCTGTCGCGGCATCTGGCGTATCAAGAAGAATTTCTGCGGCGTTTTGAATCGACATCGAAAGTCTTTTTCCCTGATGGAAAGCCGCCCGCGTTTGGCGACAAGTTGGTGCAGCGCGATTTGGGCGCCACCCTGCGCCGCATCCGCGACCGAGGCGCCGACGGTTTCTATCAAGGCGAGACGGCGGAGCGCATCGCGAACTATATGCAGCAACACGGCGGCATCATCACCAAAAAAGATTTGATGAATTATCGCTGCAAATACCGCGAGCCGTTTGTGTTCGATTATAAAAATTACCAATTGATTACTCATCCGCTGCCTAGCTCGGGCGGCGTGGTGATGGCGCAGGTGTTGAAATTGATCGAGCCGTTCGATGTCGCGGGCTTGCATCATAACTCGTCAGGCTACACCCAACTGGTGGTCGAAGCCGAACGCCTCGCCTTCGCCGACCGCAATAGCTGGATGGGCGACCCGGACTACGTTGACGTCCCGGTTGCGCAGATGATTTCAGACGAATACCTCGACCAGCGCCGCGCCATGATCCCCAAAGGCAAAGCAGGCAAAAGCGAAAATGTGGAGCCGGGCGTATTTGAACCGGAACAAACCACGCACTTCTGCGTCGTCGATCAAGACGGCAATGTCGCGGCGATTACCTACACGCTCAACGGTTCGTTCGGCATGGGCGCGGTGGTCGAAGGCGCGGGGTTTTTATTGAACAATGAAATGGACGACTTCACCGCCAAGCCGGGTACGGCGAACATGTTTGGCCTGGTGCAGATGGAAGCCAACAAAATCGAACCGGGCAAGCGCATGTTGTCCGCGATGACGCCGACTATCGTGCTCAAAGACGGCAAGTTTGACATGACCATGGGGACCCCCGGCGGGCCGACCATTATTACCACCAACCTGCAAATTTTTCTCAACTGCGTTGAGTTTGATATGAATATCCGCGAGGCGATTGACGCGGGGCGCTTTCATCACCAATGGCTGCCCGACCAGATCACCCATGAGCCGCAGGCGTTCTCATTCGACACCCGCAAGCGCTTGATTGAGATGGGCTACACGCTGAATGAACGCGACCAAATCGGCTTTGCTTGCGGCATCGAAGCCATGCCCGACGGCGTGCTTGCGGGCTATTCAGACGGGCGCGGCGAAGGGCTGGCGGTAGGCTACTGATGATGTGGCTTTCGACCGCAGCGGCTGTCGTGTTCGGCCTTTCTGTCTATGGGTGGTTTATCGAACCGCGCCGCTTCCGAACGCGAACTCTTCGGGTCGAATTGGCGGGGCCGAATGTTCGCCCGTTGAAATTATTGCACCTTTCCGACTTTCATTTTTTCAAAGGACAAACCCACCGCCGCGACGCGTTGCACCGTCTGGCGCAAAATCAATACGATTTGATTTTTATCACGGGAGACATGATCGACGACGACTCGGGCATTGATCTCTGCGTCGAAGCGCTCAAGCCGTTTCAGGCGAAGTACGGCGTGTATGCGGTGATGGGCAACCACGATTATGTGTTGTTTCGCGGCGATGATTTTATCCCGGGGTTCTCCAACAAAAATACCTGGAAATACAACGACGCAGACCGTTTGATCGCCGGGTTGCAATCCATCGGCGTCAAGGTGTTGGTGAATGAGCGCGTGGACATTGAAGTGGACGGCGAGAGGATTATCATCGCGGGTTTGGATGATCCATTTTTAAAACGCGCTGACGTCGCGAAAACCTTTGACGGCTACGACGCGTCGCTGCCGTGTTTGGCGCTGGCTCATGCGCCGGAGGTTTACGATCAGATCGCGGCGACTGGCGCCGACATGGCGTTTTGCGGGCACACGCACGGCGGGCAAATCTGTGCGCCGTTTTGGGGGCCGATCGTTACGCGCACCCAGGCGCCGCGCGCGTTCGCAGCGGGGCTGACGCGCCTCAATGGCATGACGCATTTCACTACCAACGGGTTCGGCTCGAGCCGGGTTACGCGTCCCCGTTTTTTATGTCCGCCCGAAGCGGTGGTGTTTGAAATTTGCTTTGTGCGAAACGGCGCCTAGCCCTGAACTCGAGCGTTTTTTCCTTGTAACATAAATCCCTTAATTCAGCATCTATGTAATTGACCAATTAATTTTATCCGTCGTGGGGATGTATGATGGAATTGTATTCCGCATTGCTGCATGCGTGCAGCGAATATAAAGATTCAATTGCTTTTGACGGCGAAATG is drawn from Candidatus Hinthialibacter antarcticus and contains these coding sequences:
- a CDS encoding DUF2298 domain-containing protein, whose translation is MMHDILLAALWYVTLTALGAAALPLSMRVFNRMPEGGILLARPLGWMLVTFIAWQLAFIGVLPFSAFGIVVSLLLVGVASACFFMRKRDWMLRRLKTCWRTALNGEIITLFVYGLVLFMRRYEPNIDHTEKPMDLMFLSGMINNTQIPPPDPWFFGGTINYHYGGYMLHSVIAKLTGILPAFAYNLSVAAVAAMAAAVAFVLGRELFGRCRWGAISVACTLFAGNLAAWNIALSREQMPQTLWQWRFQYLWNTSRVIVDPDGNTINEFPFFSILWADLHPHYSNIPFILFFFVITYAIFASLSRMTLLRFLKREWPLLGVGAASMALIMPTNLFDFPVGAFLLAGCVGSAAYIAWSVGKRSLLRATLLKVVIVLPIIGYLFAAPFWLNFVSPLGDKVVQPSPHNTTLYQFLMVFGIHTLAVLYFFALRLPSAFYKRSQEELGALIAIIGIVEVILWGWTGYVAAAVAPTIAILFLLTAWMAATPSSPLALRGKALQVEVFCLIACALAWSLIAGCEYFFLKDNYGTARMNTLFKIHYPAWLLMGVALPPLVYHAAKRLPKTSQQIGAMVPAVLILLMALAGPAYTLASFMGIKEERVVSLNGLGYMEKYNPNLYKIIQWLDENADRDAVLLELPGGGYELDSMASAATGRSSLLGWRNHEYIWRDAEGDKEVSERFNEVMTVLTTQNWALAQPILEKYGVDYIVVARPVNQEMQNALAKILAGAFRQRLEPIIQEAGPYELYRVPQSSAE
- the ggt gene encoding gamma-glutamyltransferase codes for the protein MKQPIHPQFMSLFFVAVLWLAPLTHGGAFEPVYARHAMVASPEPNAAKAGLQVLRAGGNAFDAAAAIGFALAVTYPAAGNLGGGGFLTGYTADGKAITLDFREMAPGAATADMYLDENGDPDSHLSTATLLASGVPGTPQGLLRFQEDYGRLPRAAVLNPAIRLAEDGFDVSYSLSRHLAYQEEFLRRFESTSKVFFPDGKPPAFGDKLVQRDLGATLRRIRDRGADGFYQGETAERIANYMQQHGGIITKKDLMNYRCKYREPFVFDYKNYQLITHPLPSSGGVVMAQVLKLIEPFDVAGLHHNSSGYTQLVVEAERLAFADRNSWMGDPDYVDVPVAQMISDEYLDQRRAMIPKGKAGKSENVEPGVFEPEQTTHFCVVDQDGNVAAITYTLNGSFGMGAVVEGAGFLLNNEMDDFTAKPGTANMFGLVQMEANKIEPGKRMLSAMTPTIVLKDGKFDMTMGTPGGPTIITTNLQIFLNCVEFDMNIREAIDAGRFHHQWLPDQITHEPQAFSFDTRKRLIEMGYTLNERDQIGFACGIEAMPDGVLAGYSDGRGEGLAVGY
- a CDS encoding metallophosphoesterase; this translates as MMWLSTAAAVVFGLSVYGWFIEPRRFRTRTLRVELAGPNVRPLKLLHLSDFHFFKGQTHRRDALHRLAQNQYDLIFITGDMIDDDSGIDLCVEALKPFQAKYGVYAVMGNHDYVLFRGDDFIPGFSNKNTWKYNDADRLIAGLQSIGVKVLVNERVDIEVDGERIIIAGLDDPFLKRADVAKTFDGYDASLPCLALAHAPEVYDQIAATGADMAFCGHTHGGQICAPFWGPIVTRTQAPRAFAAGLTRLNGMTHFTTNGFGSSRVTRPRFLCPPEAVVFEICFVRNGA